The genome window CGATAAAGCAAACTCTTTGAAGGAGGTGATATTCTTGGCAACTCGTATTCGTCTCAAACGCCTGGGTATGAAAAAAGCTCCCTTCTACCGGGTCGTTGTCGCCGATTCCCGTTCTCCCCGGGATGGGCGTTTTATTGAAGAGATTGGTTACTACAACCCCACCAAAGAACCGGCCATCCTGCAGATCGACGAGGAAAAAGCGATCAAATGGCTGTCCAGCGGGGCGCAACCTTCGGATACCGTCAAGGCCTTGTTGAACAAGGCTGGGATCCTGGACAAAATGGCGGAGAAAAAAGCGCAAGCTTAACCGTCGGGGAATGTCCAGTGGGGAGGTACCCACGTGAAAGAGTTGGTAGAGGTTCTGGCCAAAGCCTTGGTCGATCGACCGGAGGCCGTGCAGGTGACCCAGACGGAGACGGAGAAGCAGGTTGTCATCGAGCTTCGCGTCGCTCCCGAAGACATGGGCAAGGTCATTGGCAAACAGGGCAAGATTGCCAAGGCGATCCGCACGATGGTCAAAGCGGCCGCCGCCAGGGATGGCCGGCGCGTCCTGGTTGAAATCCTTTGATTCATTGAATCGAAATGGTGAACATTAGGGGAAAGGGGGCGAAAGCTCCCTTTTTCCCATCTGATGGGGAGGCCGCCTGTTATGTCGAAGCGTGTCCGGGTAGGGCAGATCGTCAACACACAGGGGGTGCGCGGGCAGGTCCGCCTGTGGCCGTTGACGGAAAAGCCGTCGCGGTTTAATGAAATAAAACGGGTGTTTGTGGAGACGCCGCCCCAGGGAGCGCCGGAGGTATTGACGCTCACCGGCGCTCAACCCATGAAAAAACTGGTGATCGTCAGCTTTCAGGAGATCAGCGATATGACCCAGGCGGAGCGGCTCAAGGGCTGCTACCTGACCATTCCCGTTGAGGAAGTGCCGGCGCCGGAAGCGGATAGCTACTACCATTTTCAATTGGAAGGGCTTGCCGTCTTCACGGAAGCAGGGGAGAGGCTGGGTCAGATCGAGGAGATCCTGGAGACGGGAAGCAACGATGTCTACGTGGTGCGGCAATCGTCGCCTCCTGGAGAGGTACTCGTCCCGGCCCTTAAGTCGGTGGTCCTGAAGGTCGATCTGGCTGCGGGGTCGATGACCGTGCGACTTCCGGATGGGCTGCGCTGACCGATGGCGATAAGCGGGATGCCCGATAAATGGAATAGCCGATAAATGGTTATGGCCGATAAATCGAATGCCTGATAAACGAATGCCGGGTAAACGGATGGCGATACGATGAAGATTGACGTGTTGACGATTTTTCCGGAGATGTTCACGGGCCCGATGGATGCCAGCATCATCGGGCGGGCGAGGGAGAAGGGGATCCTGTCGGTCAACACCCACGATGTGCGGGCCTATACGACGAACAAACACCGGCGCGTCGATGACACCCCTTTCGGCGGCGGCGCCGGCATGGTGATGAACGCCCAGCCCTTTTTCGACGCCCTAGCGGCGCTCTGTGGTCCCCAGGAACAGCGAGATCCCTTGCGGTCACGGGTGGCGCTGCTGACGCCCCAGGGCGCTGTCTTCAACCAGGCCAAGGCGCGTGAACTCTCGGGCTTGCAGCAATTGGTGCTGATCTGCGGCCGCTATGAAGGCATCGATGACCGGGTGCGCCAGGCCTGGGTCGATGAGGAGATCTCCATCGGCGATTATGTGCTCACCGGCGGCGAACTGCCGGCGATGGTGGTCATCGACGCCGTGGCCCGCCTGCTGCCGGGCACCCTGGGCGACGAGACCTCCGCTGAGGAGGAGTCTTTCAGCGACGGTCTGCTCGAATACCCCCAGTACACAAAACCGGCGCTCTTTCGCGGGATGGAGGCGCCGCCGGAACTGCTGAGCGGCCACCATGAGGCGATCCGGCGCTGGCGGCGCAAGGAGGCTTTCAAACGGACCTACCAGAAACGCCCGGAACTGCTCATCGGCCGGCCGTTCCCTTTTGATGACCGGGTGCTGTTGGCAGAGGCGCTGTGCGAACTGGGCCTCGACGCTGAAATCCCGGAGAAGCCAAAGAAGAAACGCGCCAAGGGAAGGGAGCCGCGCACGTGAACCTGCAGGATGTTCGCCTCTATATCGGTCTTGTCCACCACCCCGTCTATAACAAACGGATGCAGGTCATCGCCACATCGGTGACCAACCTGGATCTCCACGATATCTCCCGCAGCGCGACCACCTATGATGTGGCTGGCTACTTCGTTATCCATCCCCATCAGGCACAGCAACGCCTGGTCGGCGAGATCCTGCGCTATTGGATGGAAGGTTATGGCGCCGAATACAACCCAGACCGCAAGGAGGCCCTTGAACGGCTGAAGGTGACGGCTACGCTGGAAGAGGCGATGGCAGCCATCGAGGAAAAAGAGGGGCGGCAGCCGAAGATCATCACGACTGACGCCCGGATCTATGATAATTCAGTCGGTTACCGGCAGATGCGGGAAAAGTTTGTCACCGAGGACGGTCCCTGGCTCTTGCTCTTCGGAACCGGCTTCGGCATGGAGCGGGAGATGATGATGCAGGCTGATTACATTCTCTATCCGGTCTGGGGACGGGGGCCTTACAACCATCTCTCGGTGCGGGCGGCGGCGGCGATCATCCTGGATCGGTTGCTGGGGGAGCCGTGGTTTGAGGGCGACTTTAGCGTGCCATGTAGCGCTACCGAGTCGTCAGAGTAACAAACCCTAATTGTAACGTATACGCTTCGTTGCGGTTTGCGCCGACTCCGCTCGCCAAGAGCTGCGCGGCTACTCGCTTGTCTGCTACGCTGGCGCGCCAAACCTCTGGGCTTTTCTGCATGTGAACCGTGGCGCGCTTAACCGCTCCGCAGCCTGCGCTCGCTTTACGCCGCTCCGCTCAAAGGCTCACTGCGCCGGCGCAAACCTGACGTTGTGGTTAACGCTCTGCTACGGGCGACTCTTTTACGCTAGCGGCTGTTTGTGCCGCCACGACACGGTTAGAATTCTTCCGATTATGGTAAACTCTTTGTTGTCTGGACAACCGTACTATGCTATAATACTTTTGTTTGTAGGCGGGAACGTTGTTCCCCCTAAGCAAGGGTGGTCCGCTGCTCCATGAGAGAAGGTGGGGTAAGAACGCCTGGGCCGGAAGGAGGTACAGATCGATGCAAGATATTATTCGCCAGATCGAAGCGGAGCAACTGCGTAAAGATATCCCTGATTTCAAACCGGGCGACACCCTCAAGGTGCACGTCAAGGTTGTGGAAGGAAACCGGGAACGGATCCAGTTGTTTGAAGGGATCGTCATCAAGCGCCGCGGCGGTGGTCTCAGCGAGACCTTCACCGTTCGTCGCGTCTCTTACGGCGTCGCCGTAGAGCGGACGTTCCTCATCCACTCCCCGCGGCTCGACAAGATTGAAGTAGTTCGCCGCGGACGCGTGCGCCGGGCCAAGTTGTACTACCTGCGCGGCCTCTCCGGCAAAGCGGCTCGGATTCGAGACAAACGGTAGGACTGGTGTTCAGGGACTGGGAAGCCAGTCCCTTTTGTCTATGGATCTGCTGGTATATAATGGGAATCGGGAGGGGTGTCCTGTGGAAGAGATTCAGCAACCGGAGGAGTCTGCGCTGCAAAGGCAAGCGAAGCCGCCCAAGTCGGCAGTCCGAGAAATCGCCGAGGCCGTACTGGTGGCTGTCGCATTGGCCTTTCTTATCCGCTTTTTCCTCTTTCAACCCTTTTATATTCCCTCCGGTTCGATGGAGCCGACTTTAATGCCATTGGACCGCATCATCGTCAGCAAGGTCAACTATTGGTTTTCTGAGCCGGCTCATGGCAATATCATTGTTTTTCGGTTCCCTGAGGATCCGAGCCGCGACTTCGTCAAGCGGGTCATCGCTGTCGGCGGACAAACAGTAAAAATTCGCAACAGCCAGTTGTTCGTCGATGACCGGCCGATCCCGGAACCGTATCTGCCGCCGGCGCTGCGCATGGGTGACTACGGTCCCTTCACCGTGCCGGAAGGAAAGTTCTTTGTCATGGGCGACAACCGGAACCACTCTGACGACAGCCGGAGATGGGGGGTCGTGCCGAGGGAAAATGTGATTGGTCAGGCGGTTTTTCTCTATTGGCCCTTTGACCGTATCCGAACCTTGGGAGGAACCTGACTTTGAGTGGTATTCAATGGTATCCCGGCCACATGACCCGGGCGCGGCGTCAGGTGGGTGAAGACCTGGCCAAGGTCGATCTGGCGCTTGAACTGGTTGACGCGCGGATTCCCCTCAGCAGCCGCAACCCTGATATCGATCGGATCC of Heliomicrobium undosum contains these proteins:
- the rpsP gene encoding 30S ribosomal protein S16; this translates as MATRIRLKRLGMKKAPFYRVVVADSRSPRDGRFIEEIGYYNPTKEPAILQIDEEKAIKWLSSGAQPSDTVKALLNKAGILDKMAEKKAQA
- the rimM gene encoding ribosome maturation factor RimM (Essential for efficient processing of 16S rRNA); amino-acid sequence: MSKRVRVGQIVNTQGVRGQVRLWPLTEKPSRFNEIKRVFVETPPQGAPEVLTLTGAQPMKKLVIVSFQEISDMTQAERLKGCYLTIPVEEVPAPEADSYYHFQLEGLAVFTEAGERLGQIEEILETGSNDVYVVRQSSPPGEVLVPALKSVVLKVDLAAGSMTVRLPDGLR
- a CDS encoding KH domain-containing protein, with protein sequence MKELVEVLAKALVDRPEAVQVTQTETEKQVVIELRVAPEDMGKVIGKQGKIAKAIRTMVKAAAARDGRRVLVEIL
- a CDS encoding RNA methyltransferase, whose amino-acid sequence is MNLQDVRLYIGLVHHPVYNKRMQVIATSVTNLDLHDISRSATTYDVAGYFVIHPHQAQQRLVGEILRYWMEGYGAEYNPDRKEALERLKVTATLEEAMAAIEEKEGRQPKIITTDARIYDNSVGYRQMREKFVTEDGPWLLLFGTGFGMEREMMMQADYILYPVWGRGPYNHLSVRAAAAIILDRLLGEPWFEGDFSVPCSATESSE
- the rplS gene encoding 50S ribosomal protein L19, producing the protein MQDIIRQIEAEQLRKDIPDFKPGDTLKVHVKVVEGNRERIQLFEGIVIKRRGGGLSETFTVRRVSYGVAVERTFLIHSPRLDKIEVVRRGRVRRAKLYYLRGLSGKAARIRDKR
- the lepB gene encoding signal peptidase I, with amino-acid sequence MEEIQQPEESALQRQAKPPKSAVREIAEAVLVAVALAFLIRFFLFQPFYIPSGSMEPTLMPLDRIIVSKVNYWFSEPAHGNIIVFRFPEDPSRDFVKRVIAVGGQTVKIRNSQLFVDDRPIPEPYLPPALRMGDYGPFTVPEGKFFVMGDNRNHSDDSRRWGVVPRENVIGQAVFLYWPFDRIRTLGGT
- the trmD gene encoding tRNA (guanosine(37)-N1)-methyltransferase TrmD, which produces MKIDVLTIFPEMFTGPMDASIIGRAREKGILSVNTHDVRAYTTNKHRRVDDTPFGGGAGMVMNAQPFFDALAALCGPQEQRDPLRSRVALLTPQGAVFNQAKARELSGLQQLVLICGRYEGIDDRVRQAWVDEEISIGDYVLTGGELPAMVVIDAVARLLPGTLGDETSAEEESFSDGLLEYPQYTKPALFRGMEAPPELLSGHHEAIRRWRRKEAFKRTYQKRPELLIGRPFPFDDRVLLAEALCELGLDAEIPEKPKKKRAKGREPRT